A window of Tautonia plasticadhaerens contains these coding sequences:
- a CDS encoding acyl carrier protein, whose translation MRDPQLFDAVCALIRSVVKLDPSVPIAPESTLVDDLGVDSLDLVSVFLEVQDAFGVVVDEEDLNGIVSVADLVAYVEGRRASQAA comes from the coding sequence ATGCGTGATCCCCAGCTGTTCGACGCCGTCTGCGCGCTGATCCGCTCCGTCGTCAAGCTCGACCCCTCGGTGCCGATCGCCCCCGAGTCGACCCTGGTCGACGACCTCGGGGTCGACTCGCTCGACCTCGTCAGCGTCTTCCTCGAAGTCCAGGACGCCTTCGGCGTGGTGGTCGACGAGGAGGATCTGAACGGGATCGTCTCGGTGGCCGACCTGGTGGCGTACGTGGAGGGGCGTCGGGCGTCCCAGGCGGCCTGA
- a CDS encoding protein kinase domain-containing protein translates to MATDVPDRCPTCGADLPADVPPGTCPRCFAPLEPDGPPPARDRSGESAPPVDFDGPGGLMETLPSGEGDATRGPLRDTQEGPEPPLVRPGSPGLLAPTGPPCRIRLLGEIARGGMGAILRGRDEVLGREVAVKVLLDRHRDRPDLIRRFVEEARIGGQLQHPGVVPIYELGAFDDRRPYFAMKLVEGRTLAALLAGRPSPADGLPRLLGVFEQVCQTMGYAHARGVVHRDLKPPNVMVGGFGEVQVMDWGLAKLLRRGGVTDDRPAEEVDEPESIDDAIGDGSGSDPSRAGSILGTPAYMSPEQARGEVGRLDERSDVFALGSILCEILTGQPAYAGRAADEVRRRAARGDTGEALARLGPCGADAELIALARDCLAVDPCARPRDAGVVASRLTAHLAGVQRRLREAERDRAVAEARAGAERSRRRLQLGLAASILALMALGGLATAYEVRRGHDRATRAARGLAEVGALIDRARRRPEEPGRWDEALEAIRGARDEVAGGGAGALAMLAAQRADARAGLQDAERDAQLLRRLAELRVLRAFQGLVPSEEGYAQAFRDADLDLRSLPVDEVVARLRRRPGPVVVALVPYLDDWFMMLGGGGAPGLERTLLEIGRAADPDPFRSRLRDLLLSARDRGALGAQLPALRGLATDPEADELPAPTAVLLGWALAWAGDMEGEAALLERAVVRHPDDLWINLTLGYVLTQVNRPEDALRYYTVARALRPDSAFYMAVLLRQLGRDEEAGRIYDDLGRRLPDRFEILGDHGLFLLDRGRAEEAGPVLDRAVAVKRAEIARRPDSTRLRLDLIELLARRGMLDEAIAAYREATRLGIADLVFHASFAGTMSARGRHEEALAALGEVKALDPDYGPEWVRGIERKAALAPRLPGVISGDDAPADAAEAIDFAMLAYDARAYADATRLFTEALGAGSGLGEDRRARHRSDAARCAVRAAAEASDDPAGGPAAGAELRGRALSWLRADLGRWAELLDADAPAGRLVVELSLRRWQTDPDLAPVRGPSALARLPVAERAEWRTFWSEVDRLRSDSLPSP, encoded by the coding sequence ATGGCCACCGACGTCCCCGACCGTTGCCCGACCTGCGGCGCCGACCTCCCCGCCGACGTCCCCCCGGGCACATGCCCCCGCTGCTTCGCCCCCCTCGAGCCCGACGGCCCTCCCCCGGCCCGGGACCGCTCGGGCGAATCCGCCCCCCCCGTCGACTTCGACGGTCCCGGGGGCCTGATGGAGACGCTCCCCTCCGGCGAGGGGGACGCGACTCGCGGGCCGCTCCGGGACACGCAGGAGGGCCCGGAGCCTCCCCTCGTCCGGCCCGGCTCCCCCGGGCTCCTGGCCCCGACCGGCCCACCGTGCCGCATCCGGCTGCTCGGCGAGATCGCCCGGGGGGGGATGGGTGCGATCCTCAGGGGGAGGGACGAGGTCCTCGGCCGCGAGGTCGCCGTCAAGGTCCTCCTGGACCGGCACCGCGACCGTCCCGACCTGATCCGGCGGTTCGTCGAGGAGGCGCGGATCGGCGGCCAGCTCCAGCACCCCGGCGTCGTGCCGATCTACGAGCTGGGCGCCTTCGACGACCGACGCCCCTACTTCGCCATGAAGCTGGTGGAGGGGCGGACCCTCGCGGCCCTGCTGGCCGGCCGGCCGTCGCCGGCCGACGGGCTGCCGAGGCTCCTGGGGGTCTTCGAGCAGGTCTGCCAGACGATGGGCTATGCCCACGCGCGCGGGGTCGTCCACCGGGACCTCAAGCCGCCGAACGTGATGGTCGGCGGCTTCGGCGAGGTCCAGGTCATGGACTGGGGCCTGGCGAAGCTCCTCCGACGGGGAGGGGTCACCGACGACCGGCCGGCCGAGGAGGTCGACGAGCCGGAGTCGATCGACGACGCGATCGGGGACGGGTCGGGCTCCGACCCCTCCCGGGCCGGGTCGATCCTGGGCACCCCGGCGTACATGAGCCCCGAGCAGGCCCGGGGCGAGGTGGGCCGGCTCGACGAGCGGTCCGACGTCTTCGCGCTGGGCTCGATCCTCTGCGAGATCCTGACCGGGCAGCCGGCGTACGCCGGCCGCGCCGCCGACGAGGTCCGCCGCCGGGCGGCCCGGGGGGACACGGGCGAGGCGCTGGCCCGCCTCGGCCCCTGCGGGGCCGACGCCGAGCTGATCGCCCTGGCGAGGGACTGCCTGGCCGTCGACCCCTGCGCCCGCCCCCGCGATGCCGGGGTCGTCGCCTCCCGCCTGACCGCCCACCTCGCGGGCGTCCAGCGTCGGCTGCGCGAGGCCGAACGCGACCGGGCCGTGGCCGAGGCCCGGGCCGGGGCGGAACGCTCGAGGCGACGGCTCCAGCTCGGCCTGGCCGCGTCGATCCTGGCCCTGATGGCCCTCGGCGGCCTGGCCACCGCCTACGAGGTCCGGCGGGGCCACGACCGAGCGACCCGCGCCGCCCGGGGGCTGGCCGAGGTGGGGGCCCTGATCGACCGGGCCCGACGCCGGCCCGAGGAGCCGGGCCGCTGGGACGAGGCGCTGGAGGCGATCCGGGGAGCCCGGGACGAGGTGGCCGGGGGTGGGGCCGGGGCCCTGGCGATGCTCGCCGCGCAGCGGGCCGACGCCCGGGCCGGATTGCAGGACGCCGAGCGCGACGCGCAACTGCTCCGGAGGCTGGCCGAGCTCCGCGTCCTCCGGGCCTTCCAGGGCCTGGTCCCGTCCGAGGAGGGATACGCCCAGGCCTTCCGGGACGCCGACCTGGACCTCCGGTCGCTCCCGGTCGACGAGGTCGTGGCCCGCCTCCGTCGCCGTCCCGGGCCGGTGGTCGTCGCGCTGGTCCCCTACCTGGACGACTGGTTCATGATGCTCGGGGGGGGCGGCGCCCCCGGCCTGGAGCGGACGCTCCTGGAGATCGGCCGGGCGGCCGACCCCGACCCCTTCCGCAGTCGGCTCCGAGACCTGTTGCTCTCGGCCCGGGACCGGGGCGCCCTGGGGGCCCAACTCCCGGCGCTTCGGGGGCTGGCGACCGACCCGGAGGCGGATGAGTTGCCGGCCCCGACGGCCGTCCTGCTGGGCTGGGCCCTGGCCTGGGCCGGGGACATGGAGGGGGAGGCGGCCCTGCTGGAACGCGCCGTGGTCCGCCATCCCGACGACCTCTGGATCAACCTCACCCTGGGCTACGTGCTGACCCAGGTGAACCGGCCCGAGGACGCGCTCCGCTACTACACCGTGGCCCGGGCCCTCCGGCCCGATTCGGCGTTCTACATGGCGGTGCTGCTCCGGCAACTGGGACGGGACGAGGAGGCGGGACGCATCTACGACGACCTGGGCCGCCGCCTCCCCGACCGGTTCGAGATCCTCGGGGATCATGGCCTGTTCCTGCTCGACCGGGGCCGGGCCGAGGAGGCCGGGCCGGTGCTGGACCGCGCGGTCGCGGTGAAGCGGGCCGAGATCGCCCGACGGCCCGACTCCACCCGCCTCCGCCTCGACCTGATCGAGCTGCTGGCCCGCCGGGGGATGCTCGACGAGGCGATCGCCGCCTACCGGGAGGCGACCCGGCTCGGGATCGCGGATCTCGTGTTCCACGCCTCCTTCGCCGGCACCATGTCGGCCCGGGGGAGACACGAGGAGGCGCTCGCCGCCCTCGGCGAGGTGAAGGCCCTGGACCCCGATTACGGCCCGGAATGGGTGCGGGGGATCGAGCGCAAGGCGGCACTGGCCCCGAGGCTCCCGGGCGTGATCTCCGGCGACGACGCCCCGGCCGACGCCGCCGAGGCGATCGACTTCGCCATGCTCGCCTACGACGCCCGGGCCTACGCCGACGCCACCCGCCTCTTCACCGAGGCCCTGGGGGCCGGATCGGGGCTGGGCGAGGACCGACGGGCCCGGCACCGCTCCGACGCCGCCCGATGCGCCGTCCGGGCCGCCGCCGAGGCCTCGGATGACCCGGCGGGCGGCCCCGCCGCCGGGGCCGAACTCCGGGGTCGGGCGCTCTCCTGGCTCCGGGCCGACCTGGGGCGCTGGGCCGAGCTGCTCGACGCCGATGCCCCCGCCGGCCGCCTCGTGGTCGAGCTCTCCCTGAGGCGATGGCAGACGGACCCCGACCTGGCGCCCGTCCGGGGCCCGTCCGCCCTGGCCCGCCTGCCCGTCGCCGAGCGGGCCGAGTGGCGCACCTTCTGGTCCGAGGTCGACCGGCTCCGCTCGGACTCCTTGCCGTCACCCTGA
- a CDS encoding beta-ketoacyl-[acyl-carrier-protein] synthase family protein — protein sequence MRRVVITGIGIVAPNGVGRVAFSEAIAEGRSGVGPIESFDATGLPVRIAGEVKGFDVTPYLGEHKKNAKVMSRAVNFAVGAAALAAEDAGIDPDRVDPARFGVCMGTGITPMALGELAAPIAAGMARDGTLDWKQFSIAQAESMFPLWLMKHLPNMAAAHISILHQAMGPNNTIVTACAAGTQAVGEAFRLIARGDADLMLAGGCDSRLDPLLLVAYQAMNALSRSTRAPAEVSRPFDGERDGFVLGEGAAVLMLESLQNARRRRAKIFAEVTGYGSSFDAYGITRPEPTGKGAALSIHAALREAKTDPSAVNYINAHGTSTRLNDIMETNAVKRVFGHRSKTIPISSQKSMVGHLIGASGALEAAATAITLDRGVIPPTINQATPDPNCDLDYVPNTAREDSVRVAMSNSFGFGGQNASLVLARV from the coding sequence ATGCGCCGGGTGGTGATCACGGGGATCGGGATCGTCGCTCCGAACGGCGTCGGTCGCGTCGCGTTCAGCGAGGCGATCGCCGAAGGCCGTTCCGGCGTCGGCCCGATCGAGAGCTTCGATGCGACCGGCCTCCCCGTCCGGATCGCCGGCGAGGTGAAGGGGTTCGACGTGACCCCCTACCTCGGCGAGCACAAGAAGAACGCCAAGGTGATGAGCCGGGCGGTGAACTTCGCCGTCGGGGCCGCCGCCCTGGCGGCCGAGGACGCCGGGATCGACCCCGACCGGGTCGACCCGGCCCGATTCGGCGTCTGCATGGGCACCGGCATCACGCCGATGGCCCTGGGCGAGTTGGCGGCGCCGATCGCCGCCGGCATGGCCCGGGACGGCACGCTCGACTGGAAGCAGTTCTCGATCGCCCAGGCCGAGTCGATGTTCCCGCTCTGGCTGATGAAGCACCTGCCGAACATGGCGGCGGCGCACATCTCGATCCTGCACCAGGCGATGGGGCCCAACAACACGATCGTCACCGCCTGCGCCGCCGGCACCCAGGCCGTGGGGGAGGCCTTCCGGCTGATCGCCCGGGGGGACGCCGACCTGATGCTCGCCGGCGGCTGCGACAGCCGGCTCGACCCCCTGCTGCTGGTCGCCTACCAGGCCATGAACGCGCTGAGCCGCTCCACCCGGGCCCCGGCCGAGGTCTCCCGCCCCTTCGACGGCGAGCGGGACGGCTTCGTCCTGGGCGAGGGCGCGGCGGTCCTGATGCTGGAGAGCCTGCAGAACGCCCGACGCCGACGCGCCAAGATCTTCGCCGAGGTCACCGGCTACGGCTCCTCCTTCGACGCCTACGGCATCACCCGCCCCGAGCCCACCGGCAAGGGGGCGGCGCTCTCCATCCACGCGGCCCTGAGGGAGGCCAAGACCGACCCCAGCGCCGTCAACTACATCAACGCCCACGGCACGAGCACCCGGCTCAACGACATCATGGAGACCAACGCCGTGAAGCGCGTCTTCGGCCACCGGTCGAAGACGATCCCGATCAGCTCGCAGAAGTCGATGGTCGGCCACCTCATCGGCGCCTCCGGCGCCCTGGAGGCCGCCGCCACCGCCATCACCCTGGACCGGGGCGTCATCCCCCCCACCATCAACCAGGCCACGCCGGACCCGAATTGCGACCTCGACTACGTCCCCAACACGGCGAGGGAAGATTCCGTGCGGGTGGCGATGTCCAACAGCTTCGGCTTCGGCGGCCAGAACGCCTCGCTGGTGCTGGCCCGGGTCTGA
- a CDS encoding LptF/LptG family permease, with translation MNGLLRRYATGILPRYVMAQVAKAFSLALLMLTSIFVLVVVVAKAADVGLGPREIAMMLPLAVPSTLPYTAPVSLLFAVSVVYGRIASDNEVLAVKASGQGAMTMMLPSFLVGAILSGGLIFLSNDLIPRATHQTKVALLSNLEEHFYRILKKERSFDNPLWPFKIEVEDVEDKTLVGARFSHRNKSPEAESPFDLYIFAERAAIRFDKDEEKIVVGLEDAYVIGDHKRPDFVLIDKERLELPMPGNRDMVGTVQELTTGQIMDEQELCMTKSVEDRRRQSVAASLWIASGRPRLVNWGFVRQAFIDYDYFEHRYDKLETEKQMRVAIAFSPLFFVLLGTPVGIWRARGDFLTAFMVCFLPIITIYYPLTLFGVNLGKEGMVEPLLALWAGNLVLAVLCGLVLRPVLRH, from the coding sequence GTGAACGGACTCCTTCGCCGATACGCGACCGGCATCCTGCCGAGGTACGTCATGGCGCAGGTCGCCAAGGCGTTCTCGCTGGCCTTGCTGATGCTCACCAGCATCTTCGTGCTCGTCGTGGTGGTCGCCAAGGCGGCCGACGTGGGGCTCGGGCCGCGGGAGATCGCCATGATGCTCCCCCTGGCGGTGCCGAGCACCCTGCCCTACACGGCGCCGGTGTCGCTGCTGTTCGCGGTGTCGGTCGTCTACGGCCGGATCGCCTCGGACAACGAGGTGCTCGCCGTGAAGGCGTCGGGCCAGGGGGCGATGACGATGATGCTGCCGTCGTTCCTCGTCGGGGCGATCCTCAGCGGCGGCCTGATCTTCCTGAGCAACGACCTGATCCCGAGGGCCACCCACCAGACCAAGGTGGCGCTCTTGAGCAACCTGGAGGAGCACTTCTACCGGATCCTGAAGAAGGAGCGGTCGTTCGACAACCCGCTCTGGCCGTTCAAGATCGAGGTGGAGGACGTCGAGGACAAGACCCTCGTCGGCGCCCGGTTCTCGCACCGGAACAAGTCCCCGGAGGCCGAGTCGCCGTTCGACCTCTACATCTTCGCCGAGCGGGCGGCGATCCGGTTCGACAAGGACGAGGAGAAGATCGTGGTCGGCCTGGAGGACGCCTACGTCATCGGCGACCACAAGCGGCCGGACTTCGTGCTGATCGACAAGGAACGCCTCGAATTGCCGATGCCCGGCAACCGGGACATGGTCGGCACGGTGCAGGAGCTGACCACCGGCCAGATCATGGACGAGCAGGAGCTCTGCATGACGAAGTCGGTCGAGGACCGCCGGAGGCAGTCGGTGGCGGCGTCGCTCTGGATCGCCTCGGGCCGGCCGAGGCTGGTCAACTGGGGCTTCGTCCGCCAGGCGTTCATCGACTACGACTACTTCGAGCACCGCTACGACAAGCTCGAGACCGAGAAGCAGATGCGGGTGGCCATCGCGTTCAGCCCCCTGTTCTTCGTGCTGCTCGGCACGCCGGTCGGCATCTGGAGGGCCCGGGGGGACTTCCTCACGGCCTTCATGGTCTGCTTCCTGCCGATCATCACCATCTATTACCCGCTCACCCTCTTCGGCGTGAACCTGGGCAAGGAGGGGATGGTCGAGCCGCTCCTGGCCCTCTGGGCCGGCAACCTCGTGCTGGCGGTGCTCTGCGGCCTGGTGCTCCGGCCGGTGCTGCGGCACTGA
- a CDS encoding lysophospholipid acyltransferase family protein, which produces MQSVGSGGKSSMGRRGINTRKGLLRATLPLLRWLPVRTGLGLIGEIGRWEYRLSPGSRARFDGAIRRHAEILGERWDPGVVGPELAANRIRSRARDLLLDGRTDAQLDGVFRVEGRDRLDEAVARGRGVLLLGNHFGAHLLMAYWMIRHGYQWRMFGERPRHISKLMAAQFALEGPLGQSRLFVSRKTNPAEAAGAILRAARVLKGGIVLSIASDVRWPTPPNATARFLGRSYDFSSTWVTLGALSGAPVVPAYCSIERDGTYRVEFEPSFAIPTAAARDEALAAHWVQHGLDLIEGRVRTDPANSIDYFFWEEDEARPRAQMAG; this is translated from the coding sequence ATGCAGTCCGTCGGGTCCGGGGGCAAGTCGAGCATGGGCCGTCGCGGGATCAATACGAGGAAGGGGCTCCTCCGGGCGACGCTGCCGCTGCTGAGATGGCTGCCGGTCCGGACGGGACTGGGCCTGATCGGGGAGATCGGCCGCTGGGAGTATCGCCTGTCGCCGGGGTCGAGGGCCCGGTTCGACGGGGCGATCCGGCGTCACGCCGAGATCCTCGGGGAACGCTGGGATCCCGGGGTCGTCGGCCCGGAACTGGCGGCCAACCGGATCCGGTCCCGGGCCCGGGACCTGCTGCTCGACGGCCGGACCGACGCCCAGCTCGACGGGGTCTTCCGGGTCGAGGGCCGGGACCGGCTCGACGAGGCGGTGGCGCGGGGCAGGGGGGTGCTGCTGCTGGGCAACCACTTCGGGGCCCACCTGCTGATGGCCTACTGGATGATCCGGCACGGCTACCAGTGGCGGATGTTCGGCGAGCGGCCGAGGCACATCTCGAAGCTCATGGCGGCCCAGTTCGCGCTGGAGGGGCCGCTGGGGCAATCCCGCCTGTTCGTCTCCCGCAAGACCAACCCGGCCGAGGCCGCCGGGGCGATCCTGAGGGCGGCCCGGGTGCTCAAGGGGGGGATCGTGCTCTCGATCGCCTCCGACGTCCGCTGGCCGACCCCGCCGAACGCGACGGCCCGCTTCCTCGGCCGGTCGTACGACTTCTCCTCGACCTGGGTGACGCTGGGGGCCCTCTCCGGCGCCCCGGTGGTGCCGGCCTACTGCTCGATCGAGCGGGACGGGACCTACCGCGTCGAATTCGAGCCCTCGTTCGCGATCCCGACCGCCGCGGCGCGGGACGAGGCGCTGGCGGCCCACTGGGTCCAGCACGGCCTGGATCTGATCGAGGGCCGCGTCCGCACCGACCCGGCGAACAGCATCGACTACTTCTTCTGGGAGGAGGACGAGGCGAGGCCGAGGGCCCAGATGGCGGGGTGA
- a CDS encoding LptF/LptG family permease, whose product MLRILDRQRYWAFLKAYVICFVSLVGLIIVIDAFANFDEFTQAAGGLALLKKIGRYYLVRTSLFLDRLSGVIAMMAAVFTATWMQRNNELLAMLAAGVGTKRVIRPVLISACLVNGVAVLNQEWVMPEIADELMQKPAHFDGKQVTAFHSRQDRNGVAVSVGTGGEGDPRRRIVTKFHAFLPVPALGTFGTVDAAEAAYVPPGHAGVPHSGGWLLRRARVSPPDAPVDPELLIELQAPDGLAGFPPSKDGLADLGGRTFFLRTDVSFKAITRDHREWFRYASTPDLVEALADPSNDPEKTEIAVYLHTRMLRPLMGMALLFLSLPLVLGGEGRNMFLNLGLSLATSAAYYGTLNVAQYLGGNGVLTPMIAAWGPLVAFGTIAAARWDSIRT is encoded by the coding sequence ATGCTGCGGATCCTGGACAGGCAGCGCTACTGGGCCTTCCTGAAGGCCTACGTCATCTGCTTCGTCTCGCTGGTCGGGCTGATCATCGTCATCGACGCCTTCGCCAACTTCGACGAGTTCACCCAGGCCGCCGGCGGCCTGGCGCTGCTGAAGAAGATCGGCCGCTATTACCTCGTGCGGACGAGCCTGTTCCTGGACCGGCTCAGCGGGGTGATCGCCATGATGGCCGCCGTCTTCACGGCGACCTGGATGCAGCGCAACAACGAGCTGCTGGCGATGCTCGCCGCCGGGGTCGGCACCAAGCGGGTCATCCGCCCGGTGCTTATCTCCGCCTGCCTGGTCAACGGCGTCGCCGTCCTGAACCAGGAATGGGTGATGCCCGAGATCGCCGACGAGCTGATGCAGAAGCCGGCCCACTTCGACGGCAAGCAGGTCACCGCCTTCCACAGCAGGCAGGACCGCAACGGCGTCGCCGTCAGCGTGGGGACCGGCGGCGAGGGGGACCCCCGGCGTCGGATCGTCACCAAGTTCCACGCCTTCCTACCCGTGCCCGCCCTGGGCACCTTCGGCACCGTCGACGCCGCCGAGGCGGCCTACGTCCCCCCCGGGCACGCCGGCGTGCCCCACTCCGGCGGCTGGCTGCTCCGGCGCGCCCGGGTCAGCCCCCCCGACGCCCCGGTCGACCCCGAGTTGCTGATCGAGCTGCAGGCCCCCGACGGCCTGGCGGGCTTCCCCCCCTCGAAGGACGGCCTGGCGGATCTCGGCGGCCGGACCTTCTTCCTCAGGACCGACGTCTCCTTCAAGGCGATCACCCGGGACCACCGCGAGTGGTTCCGATACGCCTCCACCCCCGACCTGGTCGAGGCCCTGGCCGACCCGTCGAACGACCCGGAGAAGACCGAGATCGCCGTGTACCTGCACACGAGGATGCTCCGCCCGCTGATGGGCATGGCGCTGCTGTTCCTCTCCCTGCCGCTGGTCCTCGGCGGCGAGGGGAGGAACATGTTCCTCAACCTCGGCCTGTCGCTGGCGACCTCGGCCGCCTATTACGGGACGCTCAACGTGGCCCAGTACCTCGGCGGCAACGGGGTGCTCACGCCGATGATCGCCGCCTGGGGGCCGCTGGTCGCCTTCGGGACGATCGCGGCGGCGCGCTGGGACTCGATCCGGACCTGA
- a CDS encoding aminotransferase-like domain-containing protein — MKRALDNPRLISLAAGFVDPASLPLDPTNRAVDALLGDPALGRRALQYGTTIGDPSLRARLVRRLEREEDALPGQFEHVVPRTVVTNGSQQLLYLVAEALIDPGDVVLVESPTYFVFMGLIEGRGARVIGVETDEGGLNLEALEETLRRLEAEGDLPRVKLIYTVSEHSNPTGISLAEGRRGPLVELANRWSKGHQIFVLEDAAYRGLSFSGREPSSVWRHDEEGRCVILARTFSKSFSPGLKTGFGVLPEALVGPVLSLKGDHDFGSNNFAQMVLDRALGDGGYDAQVARLREVYRDKCAVLLGALGEHLGGVEGVSWTVPRGGLYVWLTVPEWLDTGKAGPLFSRALEHEVLYVPGCYAFAEEPGPVPNNHARLCFGVPDEDQLREGARRLAGALASCGEQVA, encoded by the coding sequence ATGAAGCGTGCGCTCGACAACCCCCGGCTGATCTCCCTGGCCGCCGGGTTCGTCGACCCCGCCTCGCTGCCGCTGGATCCCACCAATCGGGCCGTCGACGCCCTGCTGGGGGATCCGGCCCTCGGCCGTCGGGCCTTGCAGTACGGGACGACCATCGGCGACCCGTCGCTCCGGGCCCGGCTCGTCCGGCGGCTGGAGCGGGAGGAGGACGCCCTGCCGGGGCAGTTCGAGCACGTCGTGCCCCGGACGGTGGTGACCAACGGCTCCCAGCAGTTGCTCTACCTGGTGGCCGAGGCGCTGATCGACCCGGGGGACGTCGTCCTGGTCGAGTCGCCGACCTATTTCGTCTTCATGGGGCTGATCGAGGGGCGGGGGGCCCGGGTGATCGGCGTGGAGACGGACGAGGGCGGCCTGAACCTGGAGGCGCTGGAGGAGACGCTCCGCAGGCTCGAGGCCGAGGGCGACCTGCCCCGGGTGAAGCTGATCTACACGGTCAGCGAGCACTCGAACCCGACCGGGATCAGCCTGGCGGAGGGCCGCCGGGGGCCGCTGGTCGAGCTGGCGAACCGGTGGTCGAAGGGGCATCAGATCTTCGTGCTCGAGGACGCGGCGTATCGGGGCCTGAGCTTCTCGGGCCGGGAGCCGTCGAGCGTCTGGAGGCACGACGAGGAGGGGCGCTGCGTCATCCTCGCCCGGACCTTCAGCAAGAGCTTCAGCCCGGGGCTCAAGACCGGCTTCGGCGTGTTGCCCGAGGCGCTGGTCGGGCCCGTGCTGAGCCTGAAGGGGGACCACGACTTCGGCTCCAACAACTTCGCCCAGATGGTGCTCGATCGCGCCCTCGGCGACGGCGGCTACGACGCCCAGGTGGCCCGGCTCCGCGAGGTCTACCGGGACAAGTGCGCCGTGCTGCTCGGGGCGCTGGGGGAGCACCTCGGCGGGGTCGAGGGCGTGAGCTGGACGGTCCCCAGGGGCGGGCTCTACGTCTGGCTGACGGTGCCGGAGTGGCTGGACACGGGCAAGGCGGGGCCGCTCTTCTCCCGGGCCCTGGAGCACGAGGTGCTCTACGTGCCGGGGTGCTACGCCTTCGCCGAGGAGCCGGGACCGGTGCCGAACAACCACGCCCGGCTCTGCTTCGGCGTGCCGGACGAGGATCAGTTGCGCGAGGGAGCCCGGCGGCTGGCCGGGGCCCTGGCGAGCTGCGGCGAGCAGGTCGCCTGA
- a CDS encoding pyridoxal phosphate-dependent aminotransferase: MSLRLAERSKWVAPSATMAMAAEAARLKATGVEVFDFTLGEPDFPTPENVCRAAQRAMAEGKTHYTPAAGIAPLREAIARHYSSSAGLPIDPQQVVVSNGAKHSIHNALMALCGPGDEVIIPAPYWVSYAELVRLTGAEPVIIPTTEAEGFLLSPDRFRQAVTPRSKLLMINSPSNPTGAIYDKADLEALADAVLETEVGVISDEIYEELTYDGARAHVFASLRPGLADRTVTISGVSKTYAMTGWRIGWAAAPASVSKFMGALQSQETSNPSSISQWAALEAITGPKDAIARMLGEFTKRRAYVIDRVAGLKDVSFTPPRGAFYAFINVEKHFGRTIGGVEVTDSTSFCQAALSSARVALVMGSAFGAEGYVRISFATGMDTLGRGFDALGAMLEG, encoded by the coding sequence ATGTCCCTCCGCCTGGCGGAACGATCCAAGTGGGTGGCCCCCTCGGCCACGATGGCGATGGCGGCCGAGGCGGCCCGGCTCAAGGCCACGGGGGTGGAGGTCTTCGACTTCACCCTGGGCGAGCCCGACTTCCCGACGCCCGAGAACGTCTGCCGGGCCGCCCAACGCGCCATGGCCGAGGGGAAGACCCATTACACCCCCGCCGCCGGGATCGCCCCGCTGCGGGAGGCGATCGCCCGGCATTACTCCTCTTCGGCAGGTCTGCCCATCGATCCCCAGCAGGTGGTCGTCTCGAATGGCGCCAAACATTCCATTCATAACGCCTTGATGGCCCTTTGCGGCCCCGGGGACGAGGTGATCATCCCCGCGCCTTACTGGGTCAGCTACGCCGAGCTGGTCCGCCTGACCGGCGCCGAGCCGGTGATCATCCCCACCACCGAGGCCGAGGGCTTCCTCCTCTCCCCCGACCGCTTCCGGCAGGCCGTCACCCCCCGGTCGAAGCTGCTGATGATCAACAGCCCCTCCAACCCCACGGGGGCAATCTACGACAAGGCCGACCTGGAGGCGCTCGCCGACGCCGTCCTGGAGACCGAGGTCGGCGTGATCTCCGACGAGATCTACGAGGAGCTGACCTACGACGGCGCGCGGGCCCACGTCTTCGCCTCGCTCCGGCCGGGGCTGGCCGACCGGACGGTGACGATCTCTGGTGTGAGCAAGACCTACGCCATGACCGGCTGGCGGATCGGCTGGGCGGCGGCCCCGGCGTCGGTCTCGAAGTTCATGGGGGCCTTGCAGAGCCAGGAAACCAGCAATCCCTCCTCGATCAGCCAGTGGGCCGCGTTGGAGGCGATCACCGGGCCGAAGGACGCGATCGCGCGGATGCTTGGAGAGTTTACCAAGCGTCGGGCCTACGTGATCGACCGGGTCGCCGGCCTCAAGGACGTCTCCTTCACGCCCCCTCGGGGCGCCTTCTACGCCTTCATCAACGTCGAAAAACATTTCGGCCGGACGATCGGCGGGGTCGAGGTGACCGACTCCACCTCCTTCTGCCAGGCCGCACTGAGTTCCGCCCGGGTGGCGCTGGTGATGGGCTCCGCCTTCGGGGCCGAGGGGTACGTCCGCATCTCCTTCGCCACCGGCATGGACACCCTGGGACGCGGCTTCGACGCCCTGGGAGCGATGCTCGAGGGGTGA